In the Phaseolus vulgaris cultivar G19833 chromosome 7, P. vulgaris v2.0, whole genome shotgun sequence genome, one interval contains:
- the LOC137828889 gene encoding tubulin beta-1 chain: protein MREILHIQGGQCGNQIGAKFWEVVCAEHGIDSTGRYQGNNELQLERVNVYYNEASCGRFVPRAVLMDLEPGTMDSVRSGPYGQIFRPDNFVFGQSGAGNNWAKGHYTEGAELIDSVLDVVRKEAENCDCLQGFQVCHSLGGGTGSGMGTLLISKIREEYPDRMMLTFSVFPSPKVSDTVVEPYNATLSVHQLVENADECMVLDNEALYDICFRTLKLTTPSFGDLNHLISATMSGVTCCLRFPGQLNSDLRKLAVNLIPFPRLHFFMVGFAPLTSRGSQQYRALTVPELTQQMWDAKNMMCAADPRHGRYLTASAMFRGKMSTKEVDEQMINVQNKNSSYFVEWIPNNVKSTVCDIPPTGLKMASTFIGNSTSIQEMFRRVSEQFTAMFRRKAFLHWYTGEGMDEMEFTEAESNMNDLVSEYQQYQDATADDEGFEYEDEEDAQEEEES, encoded by the exons ATGCGTGAGATTCTTCATATCCAGGGAGGGCAGTGCGGGAACCAGATCGGAGCGAAGTTCTGGGAGGTGGTGTGCGCTGAGCACGGGATTGATTCGACCGGGAGGTACCAGGGGAACAATGAGTTGCAACTGGAGCGAGTGAACGTGTACTACAATGAGGCGAGTTGCGGGAGATTCGTCCCTAGGGCGGTGCTCATGGATCTGGAGCCAGGGACCATGGACAGCGTCAGATCTGGTCCCTACGGCCAGATTTTCCGCCCAGATAACTTCGTCTTCGGACAGTCCGGTGCCGGAAACAACTGGGCCAAGGGTCACTATACCGAGGGGGCTGAGTTAATTGATTCCGTTCTTGATGTTGTCAGGAAGGAGGCAGAAAACTGCGACTGCCTTCAAG GATTCCAGGTTTGCCACTCTCTCGGTGGTGGAACTGGTTCTGGAATGGGAACACTTTTGATCTCGAAGATCAGGGAAGAGTACCCTGATCGAATGATGCTCACATTCTCCGTGTTCCCATCCCCGAAGGTTTCTGACACAGTTGTTGAGCCATACAATGCAACTCTATCAGTGCACCAGCTCGTTGAGAATGCAGACGAGTGCATGGTTTTGGATAACGAAGCTCTCTATGACATCTGCTTCCGTACCCTTAAGCTCACCACTCCAAGCT TTGGAGATCTGAATCACCTAATTTCAGCCACCATGAGTGGTGTAACATGTTGTCTTCGATTCCCTGGTCAACTCAACTCAGATCTTCGCAAACTCGCCGTGAATCTCATTCCCTTCCCTCGTTTGCACTTCTTCATGGTAGGATTTGCTCCTCTCACTTCCCGTGGATCCCAACAGTACAGGGCTCTCACCGTACCCGAATTGACCCAACAAATGTGGGATGCCAAGAACATGATGTGTGCAGCCGATCCTCGTCATGGTCGTTACTTGACAGCTTCTGCAATGTTCCGTGGTAAGATGAGCACCAAGGAGGTCGACGAGCAGATGATCAATGTTCAGAACAAGAACTCATCCTATTTTGTGGAGTGGATCCCCAACAATGTGAAATCCACTGTTTGTGATATCCCCCCAACTGGTCTCAAAATGGCATCAACCTTCATTGGGAATTCTACTTCTATACAGGAAATGTTCAGGAGGGTGAGTGAGCAATTCACGGCTATGTTCCGTAGAAAGGCTTTCTTGCACTGGTACACTGGAGAGGGTATGGATGAAATGGAGTTTACTGAGGCTGAGAGCAACATGAATGACCTTGTCTCGGAGTACCAGCAATACCAAGATGCAACTGCTGACGACGAGGGTTTTGAATATGAAGACGAAGAAGATGCTCAGGAAGAGGAGGAATCTTAA
- the LOC137827464 gene encoding pescadillo homolog, giving the protein MVKHYRPPGKKKEGNAAKFVIRSQALKQLQISLPLFRKLCILKGVTPREPKKKFKGTHQTYYHVKDIAFLHHEPLVEIHRAIRVHERKIKKAEAKKNLERANRLREKTPKPKIDRIIRQRYPRFVDALGELDDCLTMVHLFAALPASESKKIDVECVHKCRRLAHEWQAFISRTHKLRKTFVSVKGIYYQAEVEGQMITWLTPHSLQQVVTDDVDVVTMLNFLQLYEPLLSFVNFRLYHSINLKYPPILDPRLEALAADLYALSRYVSANTGPSVVNSEASQAESEQLETKQKEAETGKEKSELRLAQLQHQLPSNEPGALMHLVEEVTGEDEEDQNTKECKKLFKNVKFFLSREVPRESLLFVIPAFGGIVSWEGEGAPFGESDQSITHQIVDRETQGHRFLSRDYVQPQWVYDCVNAQIILPTDNYLVGRIPPPHLSPFINYDEEGAYIPDYAKTIKHLQAAAKKDVLPLPGVGNEDLEDPQNLLVEGIKGRAEANDAAQRKQKMMILEQQYHDDLKKELKGVTYTSADSKETSGEVQTGESVVHVEENADDDMGKLMMSRKKRKLLEAMHISNKRKQAQSDLIKQRKKKIDEAKSQRS; this is encoded by the exons ATGGTGAAACACTACAGACCCCCG GGGAAGAAAAAGGAGGGAAATGCTGCTAAGTTTGTCATCAGGTCACAGGCACTCAAGCAGCTTCAAATCAGTCTACCCCTTTTCAG gaAACTATGTATTTTGAAAGGTGTAACCCCCCGAGAGCCTAAGAAGAAGTTCAAGGGAACTCATCAGACTTATTACCATGTGAAAGATATTGCCTTCCTTCATCATGAGCCTTTGGTTGAAATACATAGAGCTATAAGAGTGCATgagagaaagataaagaaagcTGAGGCAAAGAAAAACCTTGAACGTGCAAACAGGCTGCGGGAGAAAACGCCCAAACCCAAGATAGATAGGATTATACGGCAGAG GTACCCGAGGTTTGTGGATGCCCTTGGAGAATTGGATGATTGCCTTACAATGGTGCACCTTTTTGCAGCACTACCTGCATCGGAGAGTAAAAAAATTGATGTTGAGTGTGTCCATAAATGTCGAAG ATTGGCACATGAATGGCAAGCATTCATATCTCGAACTCATAAGTTAAGAAAAACATTTGTATCTGTGAAAGGCATATACTACCAG GCTGAGGTCGAGGGTCAGATGATAACATGGTTAACTCCTCATTCACTACAACAGGTTGTAACTGATGATGTTGACGTCGTTACCATGCTAAACTTTCTGCAATTATATGAG CCTCTTCTTAGTTTTGTCAATTTTCGCCTCTATCATTCTATAAATTTGAAGTACCCCCCAATACTTGATCCTCGGCTGGAAGCTCTGGCTGCAG ATCTATATGCTCTGTCAAGGTATGTCAGTGCCAATACTGGACCTTCTGTTGTGAATTCTGAAGCTTCTCAAGCTGAATCAGAACAGTTGGAGACCAAGCAAAAAGAGGCAGAGACTGGAAAGGAAAAATCTGAACTAAGACTTGCTCAACTTCAGCATCAACTTCCTTCTAATGAACCTGGTGCTCTAATGCACCTTGTTGAGGAAGTTACTGGTGAAGACGAGGAggatcaaaatacaaaagaatgtAAAAAGCTCTTTAAAAATGTGAAATTCTTCCTAAGCAGGGAG GTACCAAGGGAATCATTGCTTTTTGTTATTCCTGCTTTTGGGGGCATAGTTTCTTGGGAGGGAGAAGGTGCACCTTTTGGGGAATCCGATCAGAGCATCACTCATCAG ATTGTTGACAGGGAAACACAAGGACATAGGTTCCTCTCAAGAGATTACGTTCAACCACAGTGGGTATATGACTGTGTGAATGCACAAATTATTTTGCCAACTGATAATTATTTGGTGGGAAG GATCCCTCCACCACACTTGTCACCTTTTATTAATTATGACGAAGAAGGAGCATACATTCCAGATTATGCAAAGACAATTAAACACTTGCAAGCTGCTGCTAAAAAGGACGTCCTTCCACTTCCAGGTGTTGGGAATGAAGATCTGGAAGATCCTCAAAATCTTCTGGTTGAAGGTATTAAAGGCCGAGCGGAGGCTAATGATGCAGCTCAAAGAAAGCAAAAG ATGATGATTCTGGAGCAGCAATACCACGATGATTTGAAAAAGGAACTTAAAGGCGTTACATACACTTCAGCAGATTCTAAAGAAACTTCTGGAGAGGTACAGACTGGAGAATCAGTTGTCCATGTTGAAGAAAATGCTGATGATGACATGGGTAAACTTATGATGTCACGTAAAAAGAGGAAGCTCTTGGAAGCCATGCAT ATATCTAATAAACGCAAGCAAGCTCAGTCTGATCTCATTAAACAAcggaaaaagaaaatagatgAAGCTAAGAGTCAAAGGAGTTGA
- the LOC137827465 gene encoding oxalate--CoA ligase — MPAPTTLTGLLHRVAEIFHSHRAVSVSGKFHLTHSRLHHLVERAAARLLSTGIKPGDVVALTFPNTVEFIITFLAIIRARATAAPLNAAYTAEEFEFYLSDSESKLLVTSKEGNEPAQAAASKLSIPVSTASLDEAEAEELSLSLSYTESSTDSISGLVNDASDVALFLHTSGTTSRPKGVPLTQHNLASSVENIKSVYRLTESDSTVIVLPLFHVHGLLAALLSSLAAGASVALPAAGRFSASSFWSDMLTYNATWYTAVPTVHQIVLERHLKTPEPVYPKLRFIRSCSASLAPVILERLEEAFGAPVLEAYAMTEASHLMSTNPLPEDGPHRAGSVGKPVGQEMAILDEKGEILKNDVKGEVCIRGPNVTKGYKNNPDANLSAFQYGWFHTGDIGFFDSDGYLHLVGRIKELINRGGEKISPIEVDAVLLSHPDIAQAVAFGVPDDKYGEEINCAIIPKEGSNIDEAEVQSFSKKNLATFKVPKKVFITDSLPKTATGKILRRLVAEHFVSQT; from the exons ATGCCAGCTCCAACAACACTCACCGGATTGCTCCACCGCGTCGCCGAAATATTCCATTCCCACCGTGCCGTCTCCGTCTCAGGCAAATTCCACCTCACACACTCCCGCCTCCACCACCTTGTCGAACGCGCTGCCGCACGCCTCCTATCCACCGGCATCAAACCCGGCGATGTCGTCGCACTCACCTTCCCCAACACCGTCGAG TTTATAATAACGTTTCTTGCCATCATTCGGGCGCGAGCTACGGCGGCGCCGTTGAACGCGGCTTACACAGCGGAAGAGTTCGAGTTTTATTTATCTGACTCCGAGTCAAAGCTGTTAGTAACGTCCAAAGAAGGGAACGAGCCGGCTCAAGCTGCGGCTTCCAAGCTTAGCATTCCGGTATCAACAGCTTCGCTCGACGAAGCCGAAGCCGAAGAGCTCAGTCTCTCTCTGAGTTACACCGAGTCATCGACCGACTCGATTTCCGGACTCGTTAACGACGCGTCCGACGTGGCACTGTTCCTCCATACTTCCGGCACCACAAGCCGTCCCAAGGGCGTGCCGTTGACGCAGCACAACTTGGCCTCATCGGTGGAGAACATCAAGTCCGTGTACAGACTCACTGAGTCTGACTCGACTGTCATCGTTCTCCCATTGTTCCACGTCCACGGGTTACTCGCCGCGTTGCTGAGTTCACTCGCCGCCGGAGCATCCGTGGCGCTCCCGGCGGCGGGGAGGTTCTCCGCCTCCTCGTTTTGGAGCGACATGTTGACGTACAACGCCACGTGGTACACCGCAGTTCCTACGGTGCACCAAATCGTTTTGGAGCGTCATTTGAAAACCCCGGAACCGGTTTACCCGAAGCTCCGGTTTATTCGGAGCTGTAGTGCCTCGCTTGCACCGGTTATATTGGAGCGGTTGGAGGAGGCGTTTGGGGCACCGGTTTTGGAGGCTTATGCTATGACGGAAGCGTCGCATTTGATGTCGACGAATCCGTTACCCGAAGATGGGCCTCATCGGGCCGGGTCAGTTGGAAAGCCCGTGGGCCAGGAAATGGCAATATTAGACGAGAAGGGTGAGATTCTAAAGAATGATGTGAAAGGTGAGGTTTGTATCAGGGGACCCAATGTGACCAAAGGGTATAAAAACAACCCTGATGCGAATCTTTCTGCCTTTCAATATGGGTGGTTCCACACAGGTGATATCGGGTTTTTTGATTCGGATGGGTATTTGCACCTCGTGGGTCGCATCAAGGAGCTTATTAACCGTGGag gggAGAAAATATCACCAATAGAGGTGGATGCTGTCCTTCTATCTCATCCAGACATCGCCCAAGCAGTTGCATTCGGAGTTCCAGATGATAAATACGGCGAAGAG ATAAATTGTGCGATCATCCCAAAAGAAGGATCAAACATTGATGAGGCAGAGGTGCAGAGTTTTAGCAAGAAGAACCTTGCAACCTTCAAAGTCCCTAAAAAGGTCTTCATCACTGATTCTTTGCCCAAGACCGCCACTGGGAAGATTCTTAGGCGTCTTGTTGCAGAACACTTCGTTTCTCAAACTTGA
- the LOC137828903 gene encoding uncharacterized protein, with amino-acid sequence MASNFSFRTFMVFFLAFSLTLEATLGGTECENLSHETCSFAVSSGGKRCVLEKRVKRSGEEEYTCKTSDIEAENLKDHIETDQCIKACGLDRNSLGISSDSLLESTFTHKLCSPHCYHFCPNVVDLYFNLAAGEGVFLPKLCEVEGVNARRGMAELRSSGIVAPGPVHSVELAASPPINPVELSAVAPSPN; translated from the exons ATGGCCTCTAACTTCAGCTTCAGAACTTTCATGGtatttttccttgcattttctcTCACCCTTGAAGCCACTCTTG GAGGAACAGAATGTGAGAATCTGAGCCATGAGACGTGCTCGTTTGCTGTGTCATCTGGTGGGAAACGGTGTGTGCTTGAGAAGCGCGTGAAGAGGAGTGGTGAGGAGGAATACACATGCAAGACATCAGATATTGAAGCTGAGAATCTGAAGGATCACATTGAAACAGACCAATGCATAAAGGCCTGTGGATTGGACAGAAACTCCCTTGGAATCTCATCAGATTCTCTTCTTGAGTCTACCTTCACACACAAACTCTGTTCCCCTCACTGCTACCACTTTTGCCCCAACGTTGTTGACTTGTACTTCAATCTTGCAGCTGGTGAAG GTGTGTTTCTTCCGAAGTTGTGTGAGGTAGAAGGTGTGAATGCTCGTCGAGGAATGGCTGAACTGAGAAGCTCTGGCATTGTGGCACCAGGACCTGTGCACTCTGTGGAGTTAGCAGCTTCTCCTCCAATTAACCCTGTGGAACTCTCTGCGGTTGCCCCATCACCAAACTAA